The sequence below is a genomic window from Ignavibacteriales bacterium.
TTCCGCAATTTTATTTTCCGGATCACCATTAAGATTTAAATAGAATCGGTATTTCTTCCACGACTGATAATAAAGCCAGTAGAACCTGTTGTTAAAAACATCAAGAAAATTCTGAAGCGGGATATTTCCTTCACCAAGAATTTTTTCCTGGAAAGAAATCTGTTCATGATAACAGCGGGGCAGCGGCGAATTAATTCCATACAGTCCGAGGAAGTTCAATACAAACTTCATCTCGCCTTCATTATACTCAATTGAACGAATATCACGCGGCGGATAAATATAGTATTGGTATGGTCTGAATTTTAATCCAAGCTGATCGAAGAGAAAATCTTTGCGTTTAGGATTTTCTTTCCTTGTGATATTTTCACTTAGCCATACTGCCTGCCATACGTGATATTCAGGACCGCTGGCTACTATATCTTCGATTATATTGGAAGTATTTGTCCTGCTACCGGGTTCCATGTGTAACTGTTGCTTGTTCCTGATTCAGTGAGTTTAAGAAAGACGTAAGAGTTAAGAGTAACATAATGTGAAAGAAACGCGTTCAACACCATACCGAAAAGATTTATTTCACCTTCACCGTTTTCAAATTCTTTTGAATCAACTTCGATGTGAAATTCAATTCCTCGTATCAGACTCTGATTAATAATTTTATTAACCAATTTCGGTTTGTGGATTTTCCTTATGCTCTCAATTCTTTTTTTATTCGGATGATTATGGGATTTTGCCCAGTTGTATAAATTTAAAATACTCTTAAGTGTGTTCACATCAGCAAGTGTAGAAAAGCTTACAGACAAATGCGCGATGAGCGACCACAAATAATTCTGACGTTCCGGGCAGTCTAGTATTTCACCGGGCACTGTTATGTTGTAACCTTCAATGCCGGGAGGAAAATCAAGCGGTTCTTTTATTGAGCCAACTTCAAGATAAGCTGAAGGAAGAAAACCGTTTGATAATGTCGCTTCAATACTCAGAGTTTCTTTGGGAAATAAATCCTGTTCCATGCTCGGTCCGAATAACCTGATAAAAGTTTCAGCCATATCACTGTGTATGGTTCGTCTGAATGTTGAGAAAAATCTTTTAAAGTCATATTCAGGATTTGTTGTATCAAGTATATCGTGTGCGGTTATCGGTATGTACTTGTATTGTTCAACGCGGTTCTCACTTATTCCGCTTACTTTATCTATTGAATAAATCTCCCTGCTTTTTCTTCTGTAAAGATCGGGAACTATATAATATTCTGGCAGGCGTTGTGTTACCGAGACTTCTTCTGTTGAACGTGAAAATAAATTTACGATAGGCGTACAATTAATAATTATGTTGTGTTTTTCAGGCCACTTTTCTCTTGGCATCTTTCTGTTGAAATCAAATTTTATTTCAACAGATAATGATTCGCCTGAAGCTTTGTATTTGTTCAACCCGAAAATATCTATGAAGAAAAATTTTTCCGGGTAAGCAAAATATTCCTGGAGTATTCTGAACCCACTGAACGATTGTTTCGCATAGGGAAGGATTGAGTAGTCATCACCGTCATATTCTATTGCAGGCGAAAGTTCAGGTACACCGATTTTAAATCCGTCAATTTTTCTGAATGTACTTTTTTCGTTTACAAACTCTCTTACTGAAATTGATGAAACATACTTCGTAAGGAACAGGTGAAGATTGTATTTTACTGATGCAGATCCATGCAGATAAATCCTGAATGATTCCATTTGTAAGGAGTTGTAATCAACATTCCTGTCGAGCTGCAGTTTTAATGTTAATGAAGATTTTCCCTGGTTATTTTCTTCGATTAAAATATCATTGAGTTTAACCGGTCTTACTGCAATGTCCTGCGTAGTTCTGAAAATAAATTCTGTCGGTTCCTCTTTTTCAGTTAACCTGCTGCCGGTTCCTGAGCCAGACTGGACTTTATATTTAACTTTATATTTTCCCGCCTGAGTCTGAATCTCACTTCCTTTTTTAATAACAATAGGTTCAGTTAACGCACCGGATTTAATGTTCGCCTGAAGTATTGCACACGAAGGAAAAGTTTTAAGCATATGAGGAAAGAGTATCTCAAGAATTCCTCCGGCTATTTCGGGAAATTCATCATCGAGTCTTTCGTGAATCCTTCCGGCAAGAAACGCGAAACCTTCAAATAATCTTTCAACAAAAGGATCTTTTCTTTCTCGTTCACTCATGTGAAGCCGTGAACCCAGCGTAGGATGTTTTTTGCTGAATTCTTCTCCGGCTGTCTGAAGAAAATTATACTCCCGTTCAAAATATTTATCAGTACTCATTGGGAATCCTTATCAAGTACTACCTTGGTCCATCCGGTAGTGGAAAATTCTGTAAGTAAAATTTCTTTGTTGGGACTGTCTTTAACCTTTATTATGATCTTGAGCGATGCGCGCAAAGTCTTCTGATCAAATTCTGATGTTTGAATTTGAACCGATCCGATCCTCGGTTCATATTTTAAAATTACATCTTTTATTTCCTGCTTCAGGGATTCTACAGGATTATCCGATGCAAGATAAATCTGGAGAATATCTGAAACGCCAAAATCAGGAAGATGCAAAATTGAACCTCGCCTTGTTGTAAGTATCATACGAAGGTTTTCAACAATACTTAGACTTAGTTTCTGATCTTCAGTAAGAGTTTCAAATTGCTGCGGACCGATTTCATCTGGGTTAACAACTTCCGAGATAAACTGACCGAGCAGCAAATTGTAAAGGCTGAGATTTTTAGACAAGATTTTTCAAGAAGATTTTCATATTAAAAAACAGGGTGGATGATAAGATCTATCTTGTTTAAAGAATTGAATCAAACAATCCACCCTCAATGTTAAAGAATAATCGATCAGGATTAAATAACTTTGAACGAGAAGAATCCCTGATCGGCGAACATTGTACTTCCTTTCACATGTTCCCATTCTGCAGATT
It includes:
- the tssF gene encoding type VI secretion system baseplate subunit TssF is translated as MSTDKYFEREYNFLQTAGEEFSKKHPTLGSRLHMSERERKDPFVERLFEGFAFLAGRIHERLDDEFPEIAGGILEILFPHMLKTFPSCAILQANIKSGALTEPIVIKKGSEIQTQAGKYKVKYKVQSGSGTGSRLTEKEEPTEFIFRTTQDIAVRPVKLNDILIEENNQGKSSLTLKLQLDRNVDYNSLQMESFRIYLHGSASVKYNLHLFLTKYVSSISVREFVNEKSTFRKIDGFKIGVPELSPAIEYDGDDYSILPYAKQSFSGFRILQEYFAYPEKFFFIDIFGLNKYKASGESLSVEIKFDFNRKMPREKWPEKHNIIINCTPIVNLFSRSTEEVSVTQRLPEYYIVPDLYRRKSREIYSIDKVSGISENRVEQYKYIPITAHDILDTTNPEYDFKRFFSTFRRTIHSDMAETFIRLFGPSMEQDLFPKETLSIEATLSNGFLPSAYLEVGSIKEPLDFPPGIEGYNITVPGEILDCPERQNYLWSLIAHLSVSFSTLADVNTLKSILNLYNWAKSHNHPNKKRIESIRKIHKPKLVNKIINQSLIRGIEFHIEVDSKEFENGEGEINLFGMVLNAFLSHYVTLNSYVFLKLTESGTSNSYTWNPVAGQILPI
- the tssE gene encoding type VI secretion system baseplate subunit TssE is translated as MSKNLSLYNLLLGQFISEVVNPDEIGPQQFETLTEDQKLSLSIVENLRMILTTRRGSILHLPDFGVSDILQIYLASDNPVESLKQEIKDVILKYEPRIGSVQIQTSEFDQKTLRASLKIIIKVKDSPNKEILLTEFSTTGWTKVVLDKDSQ